One genomic segment of Gemmatimonadales bacterium includes these proteins:
- the acpS gene encoding holo-ACP synthase has protein sequence MSVIGVGMDVVEVERARHILSRHGERALGRFLLEGEREYVLRQPDPAPHFAVRVAAKEAAYKALQSLPGMRAVGWHDLEVSRESDGRPRLTLHGIATEVPAEYSLLLSLTHTHGVAGAVVVLSRNQP, from the coding sequence GTGAGCGTCATCGGGGTCGGGATGGATGTGGTGGAAGTCGAGCGCGCCCGGCACATTCTCTCGCGGCACGGGGAGCGGGCGCTCGGCCGCTTCCTGCTGGAGGGCGAGCGGGAATACGTCCTGCGGCAACCCGACCCGGCGCCCCACTTTGCGGTCCGCGTGGCCGCCAAGGAGGCGGCCTACAAAGCGCTGCAGTCGTTGCCGGGGATGCGGGCGGTCGGCTGGCACGACCTGGAAGTGTCACGGGAATCCGATGGACGGCCTCGACTCACGCTGCACGGCATCGCCACCGAAGTGCCTGCCGAATACTCGCTGCTCCTGTCGCTGACCCATACGCATGGGGTCGCAGGGGCGGTCGTTGTTCTCTCCCGGAACCAGCCCTAG
- a CDS encoding CYTH domain-containing protein has product MSTVSGAHPELELKAVVPDPALLRRHLVESGAESTFRGLMEDRNFDRDGALRERDEVLRIRTWKPEGAPARTQMAWKGATRRSPEGYKLRDELECAIEGDGGIAAGILTALGYRVTKSVDRFVEVYRVHGAEVRLEWYPQMDVLVEVEGTAAAIEAALGVTGLPRVAFEPEPLVEFVRRYEERSGERAALAVADLKGGRPLWDRR; this is encoded by the coding sequence ATGAGTACCGTTTCCGGGGCACACCCGGAGCTGGAACTGAAGGCGGTGGTGCCGGATCCCGCGCTGCTGCGGCGTCACCTGGTGGAGTCGGGGGCCGAGTCCACGTTCCGGGGGTTGATGGAAGACCGGAACTTCGATCGGGACGGCGCCCTGCGGGAGCGTGACGAAGTCCTCCGCATCCGGACCTGGAAACCGGAGGGAGCGCCGGCCCGCACGCAGATGGCATGGAAGGGAGCGACGCGGCGATCGCCGGAAGGATACAAGCTGCGTGACGAGCTGGAGTGCGCAATCGAGGGGGACGGTGGGATTGCGGCAGGGATCCTGACCGCGCTGGGCTATCGCGTCACCAAGTCGGTGGACCGCTTCGTCGAGGTCTACCGGGTGCACGGCGCCGAGGTGCGGCTCGAGTGGTATCCGCAGATGGATGTGCTGGTGGAAGTAGAGGGGACGGCGGCGGCCATCGAAGCGGCGCTGGGGGTGACGGGCCTGCCGCGTGTGGCGTTTGAACCGGAGCCGCTGGTCGAGTTTGTCCGTCGCTATGAGGAGCGATCCGGGGAGCGGGCGGCGCTGGCCGTGGCCGACCTGAAGGGAGGGCGACCGCTGTGGGATCGTCGGTGA
- a CDS encoding prolipoprotein diacylglyceryl transferase, whose protein sequence is MPVYPFNINLGPLQVTGYGIMMMVGFLVGGWLIGLELERRGLNRNYASDIVMAALIGGVLGAKLWYVALTQDPGALFSRGGLVWYGGFLGGVVAVLANGWRLRVPARWTLHITAPALAASYAIGRVGCFLVGDDYGGPTNLPWAVAFPQGLPPSTAGNLAAFGVSVPPGLDPTTVLAVHPTQLYETGLMLIAFMILWKLRTKDWGTGTLLGLYLMMAGVERFFIEILRAKDDRFFAGFTAAQVTSVAIVLVGAAVFARLRGAGEAPPGEYLSMTPTRSVK, encoded by the coding sequence ATGCCTGTCTACCCGTTCAACATCAATCTCGGCCCACTGCAGGTCACGGGCTACGGGATCATGATGATGGTCGGCTTCCTGGTCGGCGGCTGGCTCATCGGCCTCGAACTCGAGCGCCGGGGACTCAACCGGAACTACGCCTCCGACATCGTGATGGCGGCGCTCATCGGCGGCGTCCTCGGCGCCAAACTCTGGTACGTGGCCCTGACGCAGGATCCCGGCGCGCTCTTCTCGCGCGGTGGCCTGGTCTGGTATGGCGGCTTCCTCGGCGGCGTCGTGGCTGTCCTCGCCAACGGATGGCGCCTCCGCGTCCCCGCGCGGTGGACCCTGCACATTACCGCCCCCGCGCTCGCGGCCTCGTACGCCATTGGCCGGGTCGGGTGCTTCCTCGTGGGCGACGACTACGGCGGCCCGACCAACCTCCCCTGGGCGGTGGCATTCCCGCAGGGCCTGCCGCCGTCGACCGCGGGCAACCTCGCCGCGTTCGGCGTCTCCGTTCCACCCGGACTCGACCCGACGACCGTGCTGGCAGTCCACCCAACCCAGCTCTACGAGACCGGGTTGATGCTCATCGCATTCATGATCCTGTGGAAGCTGCGCACCAAGGACTGGGGAACGGGGACCCTCCTCGGCCTCTACCTGATGATGGCCGGCGTGGAGCGGTTCTTCATCGAGATCCTGCGCGCCAAGGATGACCGGTTCTTCGCTGGTTTCACGGCAGCACAGGTAACAAGCGTCGCCATCGTCCTCGTGGGGGCCGCCGTGTTCGCTCGACTCCGGGGGGCCGGGGAGGCTCCGCCAGGGGAGTACCTTTCCATGACACCGACCCGGTCTGTCAAGTAA
- a CDS encoding HAD hydrolase-like protein, whose product MTRLLVLFDIDGTLLLTPGAGRRAITAALADRMIDARVWEEIRFDGKTDPQIVREMLEAAGDASAGDPLAVTEILERYLVLLEAELARTPGRTRVLPGVSMLLDRLEAEEDVVLGLLTGNIAPGAGLKLRSGGLDPTRFRVGAYGSDSSHRPDLPAIAAERAAPIFGRVPEGETVIIVGDTPADVTCGRAIGARAVAVATGSYAVSELRDAGARVAFEDLSDTDAVLEAILR is encoded by the coding sequence ATGACTCGCCTTCTCGTCCTCTTCGACATCGACGGCACACTCTTGCTTACCCCCGGCGCGGGCCGGCGGGCGATCACCGCGGCCCTGGCCGACCGGATGATCGATGCCCGGGTGTGGGAGGAGATCCGGTTCGACGGCAAGACCGATCCGCAGATCGTACGCGAAATGCTCGAGGCGGCGGGCGATGCCTCGGCGGGCGATCCCCTGGCCGTGACGGAGATCCTGGAACGCTACCTGGTGCTCCTCGAGGCGGAACTGGCCCGCACGCCGGGACGGACGCGCGTCCTTCCCGGCGTGTCCATGCTGCTGGACCGGCTCGAGGCCGAGGAAGACGTCGTGCTCGGATTGCTGACCGGCAACATCGCGCCGGGCGCCGGGTTGAAGTTGCGCTCCGGTGGACTCGACCCCACTCGCTTCCGGGTCGGCGCATACGGTTCCGATTCCTCCCACCGCCCCGACCTGCCGGCCATCGCCGCCGAGCGCGCCGCACCGATCTTCGGGCGGGTGCCTGAAGGCGAGACGGTGATCATCGTCGGCGACACGCCCGCCGATGTCACCTGCGGTCGCGCGATCGGCGCCCGCGCGGTGGCGGTGGCCACCGGGAGCTATGCCGTATCCGAGCTCCGCGACGCCGGCGCGCGTGTTGCCTTCGAGGACCTGTCCGATACCGACGCCGTCCTGGAGGCCATCCTCCGATGA
- a CDS encoding FTR1 family protein yields MILIPVLTSVFLLAAPQQGVQSPAGGEDLAPIVQRIASTVQLAAQEYRIGVSGGRVVSPAEVEEAHLFLAEARRTAERLPPESSTSTIAAIDQLIAAVSRTADPDTVAVVARGLTSGLADRYRVDVDQVPGTAPSLARGAQVYQEQCASCHGLTGSGDGQEGLGLTPPPSALRDGARLVNVSPLDFYRRITIGVSGTAMPAFETRLSTADRWAAAAYATLLRYPAPSGDVPAGLRTFSTTARMSDAQIAEALGAPVGAAAPAIAAVRSFQVQESGVHAEEVLAEVNVRLDSVLTLAAAGQSEAASAEAFEAYLTFEQVESGLRAIDPSLAGQLEAGFATLRGRAGGGATSAELDALHDDLVSGLARAERILGTPMTPSDLFVQSFVILLREGLEAILLIGALIAFLMKTGNARRRRDIHIGVGAAVVVSLLTAVAFETIFRFSPASQEVLEGITMLVATVALFYVSYWLLSKMEVAKWNRFVKGKVQDALVSGSMFALPSVAFLAVYREGVETVLFYKALLVAGPTSGAVWPVLLGILAASVVLAIVYVMINRFGVKLPLKPFFGVTSAFLYYMAFVFLGKGIAELQGGGVVPITVVPWAPQIERLGIYRTVESLTAQGILALLFVGALIWTFYLEPRRLRVTQELVPEPLPPDQAAAPEPPAMVASLSVPFELDLLRSLERMDADLAELRAEVERLKARLHARR; encoded by the coding sequence ATGATTCTCATTCCTGTACTGACATCTGTCTTCCTCCTCGCCGCTCCCCAGCAGGGGGTGCAGTCGCCGGCCGGCGGAGAAGATCTGGCGCCGATCGTCCAGCGCATCGCCTCGACGGTGCAGCTCGCGGCGCAGGAATATCGCATCGGGGTCTCGGGGGGCAGGGTCGTTTCGCCCGCCGAGGTGGAGGAAGCCCACCTCTTCCTGGCCGAGGCCCGCCGGACAGCCGAGCGACTCCCCCCGGAGTCCTCGACTTCGACCATTGCTGCCATTGACCAGCTGATCGCCGCCGTGAGCCGGACCGCGGATCCCGATACGGTCGCCGTGGTGGCCCGCGGGCTCACCAGTGGCCTGGCTGATCGCTATCGCGTCGATGTGGACCAGGTGCCGGGCACCGCGCCCTCGCTCGCGCGGGGGGCGCAGGTGTACCAGGAGCAGTGCGCCAGTTGCCACGGCCTCACCGGGAGCGGCGATGGGCAGGAGGGACTCGGCCTTACCCCGCCTCCGTCGGCGTTGCGGGATGGCGCGCGGCTCGTGAACGTCTCCCCGCTCGACTTCTACCGGCGCATCACCATCGGCGTGTCGGGCACCGCGATGCCGGCGTTCGAGACCCGGCTGAGCACCGCCGACCGCTGGGCTGCCGCCGCCTATGCCACCCTCCTCCGGTATCCCGCTCCCTCGGGTGATGTGCCGGCGGGACTGCGCACCTTCAGCACCACGGCCAGGATGTCGGACGCGCAGATCGCCGAGGCGCTCGGTGCCCCCGTTGGCGCGGCGGCCCCGGCTATCGCCGCAGTCCGGAGCTTCCAGGTGCAGGAGTCGGGGGTGCACGCGGAAGAGGTCCTTGCCGAGGTCAACGTCCGGCTCGACTCGGTGCTTACCCTGGCCGCCGCAGGCCAGAGCGAGGCCGCCAGTGCCGAGGCATTCGAGGCCTATCTCACCTTCGAGCAGGTGGAGTCGGGACTCCGTGCCATCGATCCCTCGCTCGCGGGACAACTCGAGGCGGGGTTCGCCACGCTGCGTGGCCGCGCGGGTGGCGGCGCCACCTCCGCCGAACTGGACGCCCTGCATGACGACCTGGTCAGCGGGCTGGCCCGCGCCGAACGGATTCTCGGCACGCCGATGACGCCGTCCGACCTCTTCGTCCAGTCGTTCGTCATCCTGCTGCGGGAGGGACTGGAGGCCATCCTGCTGATCGGAGCGCTGATCGCGTTCCTGATGAAGACCGGCAACGCCCGGCGCCGGCGCGACATTCACATCGGCGTCGGTGCCGCGGTGGTCGTGAGCCTCCTGACGGCGGTGGCGTTCGAAACCATCTTCCGTTTCTCGCCCGCCAGCCAGGAGGTGCTCGAGGGGATCACGATGCTGGTGGCGACAGTCGCCCTTTTCTACGTGAGCTACTGGCTGCTGTCGAAGATGGAAGTGGCGAAGTGGAACCGGTTCGTGAAGGGGAAGGTGCAGGACGCGCTGGTCTCGGGCTCGATGTTCGCGCTGCCGTCGGTCGCCTTCCTGGCAGTCTATCGGGAAGGGGTGGAGACGGTCCTCTTCTACAAGGCGCTGCTGGTGGCGGGGCCGACGTCGGGGGCCGTGTGGCCGGTGCTCCTCGGCATCCTCGCGGCGTCGGTCGTCCTCGCCATCGTCTACGTGATGATCAACCGGTTCGGCGTCAAGCTGCCGCTCAAACCGTTCTTCGGCGTGACGAGCGCCTTCCTCTACTACATGGCCTTCGTGTTCCTGGGGAAGGGCATTGCGGAACTGCAGGGGGGTGGGGTGGTACCGATCACGGTGGTGCCGTGGGCCCCGCAGATCGAGCGGCTCGGCATCTACCGGACAGTGGAATCGCTTACGGCGCAGGGCATCCTGGCGCTGCTCTTTGTCGGCGCACTCATCTGGACCTTCTACCTCGAGCCGCGCAGGCTGCGGGTCACCCAGGAGCTGGTTCCCGAGCCGCTGCCCCCTGATCAAGCGGCCGCCCCTGAGCCGCCTGCGATGGTTGCCAGCCTTTCGGTGCCCTTCGAATTGGACTTGCTCCGCTCGCTCGAGCGGATGGACGCCGACCTGGCGGAGTTGCGCGCGGAGGTGGAGCGCCTGAAGGCGCGCCTGCACGCAAGGCGGTAG